From a single Gemmatimonadaceae bacterium genomic region:
- a CDS encoding response regulator, which yields MHLFAAVTSLAIAGAPARAGGTIPALQATSIAAGEALAVARPWYTDWWWLPLVLAVALVVSGGVIAVVRRRNASLLDRARAAEASAQGVLVSEERFRRLFDRGADPQLLSDGVRIVAANPAATALLAEGDADRLVGLTTVQVTSDSGPSGTDDDMSYETEVQTVDGEAIPVALRRTRIPLDAGLLLHYQFRDLRDTRRLEAERRELEAQLLASQRLEALGTLAGGVAHDFNNLLTVIRANSEIAQFSMAQRDFPGVAESLHAVIQASDRARDIVKQILLFSRRSVPTHDHINLAALITDTQTLLRATIPSTVQLLVEVRNAEAWISGDATQMQQLLLNLCSNAEHAMRRTDGGMLRVKVDVISLDEAANAGRHPQLRPGRYVRLMVHDTGSGMNDDVRQRIFEPFFTTKPIGEGTGLGLAVLHGIVMSHHGSVHVESVEGEGTDFELLFALVPAPHEAPAGVALPSPAYTTPVPSAAAAALAGDAPLILLVDDEPGILRAAERGIMSAGMRVITAGSGGAALQLLGDHHDVALMITDQTMPEMTGLTLAERAKTLRPSMPIILSTGYTGRVTPDRLREAHIETVLDKPYTLTQLTDAIRGTLQSSRRRRTAQRA from the coding sequence TTGCACCTGTTCGCCGCCGTCACCTCTCTCGCGATCGCAGGCGCACCGGCGCGTGCCGGCGGGACGATTCCTGCCCTCCAGGCCACCAGCATTGCAGCCGGAGAGGCCCTGGCTGTCGCGCGGCCCTGGTACACGGACTGGTGGTGGCTGCCACTCGTGCTCGCTGTGGCGCTCGTCGTCTCCGGCGGGGTGATCGCCGTGGTGCGCCGGCGGAACGCCTCGCTGCTGGACCGCGCGCGCGCCGCCGAGGCGTCGGCGCAGGGCGTGCTGGTCAGCGAGGAGCGGTTCCGCCGGCTCTTCGATCGTGGTGCAGACCCGCAGCTCCTTTCCGACGGCGTCCGGATCGTGGCGGCGAACCCCGCCGCGACGGCCCTCCTCGCCGAGGGGGATGCCGATCGCCTCGTCGGGCTCACCACCGTGCAGGTCACCAGTGACAGTGGGCCCTCCGGCACCGACGACGACATGTCGTACGAGACGGAAGTGCAGACCGTCGACGGCGAGGCCATTCCCGTCGCCCTCCGGCGCACCCGCATCCCGCTCGATGCCGGCCTCCTGCTGCACTACCAGTTCCGCGACCTGCGCGACACCCGCCGGCTGGAGGCGGAGCGGCGCGAGCTCGAGGCGCAGCTCCTCGCGAGCCAGCGCCTCGAGGCGCTCGGCACGCTGGCCGGTGGCGTGGCCCACGACTTCAACAACCTGCTCACCGTCATCCGCGCCAACTCCGAGATCGCGCAGTTCTCGATGGCACAGCGCGACTTCCCCGGGGTGGCGGAGTCGCTGCACGCCGTCATCCAGGCCAGTGACCGTGCCCGCGACATCGTCAAGCAGATCCTGCTCTTCTCGCGCCGCTCCGTGCCCACCCACGACCACATCAACCTCGCGGCGCTGATCACCGACACCCAGACCCTGCTCCGCGCGACCATCCCGTCCACCGTGCAGCTCCTGGTGGAGGTCCGGAACGCCGAGGCGTGGATCAGCGGCGATGCGACGCAGATGCAGCAGCTGCTGCTGAACCTGTGCAGCAATGCGGAGCATGCGATGCGACGCACCGATGGCGGCATGCTGCGCGTCAAGGTGGACGTGATCTCGCTCGACGAGGCCGCCAATGCCGGCCGGCATCCGCAGCTGCGCCCGGGACGGTACGTGCGCCTGATGGTGCACGACACCGGCAGCGGCATGAACGACGATGTGCGCCAGCGCATCTTCGAGCCGTTCTTCACCACCAAGCCGATCGGCGAGGGCACCGGGCTCGGGCTCGCCGTGCTGCACGGGATCGTGATGTCGCACCACGGCTCGGTGCACGTGGAGTCGGTGGAGGGCGAGGGCACCGACTTCGAGCTGCTGTTCGCGCTCGTGCCGGCGCCGCACGAGGCGCCGGCCGGCGTCGCGCTGCCGTCACCGGCCTACACGACGCCGGTGCCCAGCGCCGCGGCCGCGGCGCTGGCGGGTGATGCGCCGCTGATCCTCCTGGTGGACGACGAGCCGGGGATCCTGCGGGCGGCCGAACGTGGCATCATGAGTGCGGGGATGCGCGTGATCACCGCCGGCAGCGGCGGCGCGGCGCTGCAGCTGCTCGGCGATCATCACGACGTCGCGCTGATGATCACCGACCAGACCATGCCCGAGATGACCGGCCTGACGCTGGCCGAGCGGGCGAAGACCCTCCGGCCGTCGATGCCGATCATCCTCAGCACCGGCTACACCGGGCGCGTGACCCCCGATCGCCTGCGCGAGGCGCACATCGAGACGGTGCTCGACAAGCCGTACACGCTCACCCAGCTCACCGACGCCATCCGGGGCACGCTGCAGTCCAGCCGGCGCCGCCGGACCGCGCAACGGGCCTGA
- a CDS encoding DPP IV N-terminal domain-containing protein — MRSRSSTLTVAVATGAVLALHSTAGAQATAAPPPAVRYDRAEQLLTWNSTRLITGDEVQPQWLKDGARFWYRNKVRQGAEFVLVDPVRGARELLFDNAKLAAAISVAADTAIDPTKLPFRTFRFAKDGDDERTIEFRFGKRRVSCDIGAYRCLSADTLPSEVPYVLSPDRKWEAFVRGYDVFVRPRGVAADSVRLTTDGAPGWSYGLGDPTPQQRLAPRPAPRRPQLRWAPNSRHLIVSRQDARGVATMPYISYTSQRPRAFSQPYALPGDSVIPKPGFAILDREARTNVRVQLDPAPAQASWNISPRDSVWNATSTRVYLTTLSRAAKVATVVEVDAATGAVKRLAADSAKTFVEIGNPVDPSPTWVTEDGETLLWSERDGWGHLYRYAADGTLKNRLTEGPWQVGTIVAVDEKAKRVWFTGRGRETDAFLYYAQLYAVNFDGTGLTRLTGEDADHRIAVSPNGRWIVDTYSRVETPPQTVLRDALSGRIVKRLEAADASQLAAVGFRGARVFTAKARDGVTDLYGVMYVPSTLDTTRRYPIISHIYPGPQVGSVGGWTYKAAGEPAAIAELGFIVVQIDHLGTPLRSKAFHDSYYGNFGDNGLPDHIAVLKQLASRFGYIDIDRVGIFGHSGGGFASTDAMLRYPDFFKVAVSGAGNHDNRSYNIYWAEKYQGLMRRDTLRRTDNFAESANAAMAANLKGHLLLMHGDMDDNVHPAMTIQLVDALIKANRSFDLIIAPNRPHSLNEPYFIRRRWDYFVQHLLGVTPPSNYLIVRPADATGTDGNTPGTEDDGAIPPG, encoded by the coding sequence ATGCGTTCGCGTTCGTCCACCCTCACCGTCGCCGTCGCGACGGGCGCCGTCCTCGCGCTGCACTCGACCGCCGGAGCGCAGGCCACCGCCGCCCCGCCGCCGGCGGTCCGCTACGACCGTGCCGAGCAGCTGCTCACCTGGAACAGCACGCGCCTCATCACCGGGGACGAGGTCCAGCCGCAGTGGCTGAAGGACGGCGCCCGGTTCTGGTACCGCAACAAGGTGCGGCAGGGCGCGGAGTTCGTGCTGGTGGACCCGGTGCGGGGCGCACGCGAGCTCCTGTTCGACAACGCGAAACTGGCGGCGGCCATCAGCGTCGCCGCCGACACCGCCATCGATCCCACGAAACTGCCGTTCCGCACCTTCCGCTTCGCGAAGGACGGCGACGACGAGCGCACCATCGAGTTCCGCTTCGGCAAGCGCCGCGTGAGCTGCGACATCGGCGCCTACCGCTGCCTGAGCGCCGACACGCTGCCGAGCGAGGTGCCGTACGTGCTCAGCCCCGACCGGAAGTGGGAGGCGTTCGTGCGCGGCTACGACGTGTTCGTGCGTCCCCGTGGCGTGGCGGCCGATTCGGTGCGCCTGACGACCGACGGCGCGCCGGGCTGGAGCTACGGCCTTGGCGACCCGACGCCGCAGCAGCGCCTGGCACCGCGCCCCGCCCCGCGACGGCCGCAACTGCGCTGGGCCCCCAATTCACGCCACCTGATCGTCTCCCGGCAGGATGCGCGCGGCGTGGCCACCATGCCCTACATCAGCTACACCTCGCAGCGCCCGCGCGCCTTCTCCCAGCCGTATGCCTTGCCGGGTGATTCGGTGATCCCGAAGCCGGGCTTCGCGATCCTCGACCGGGAGGCGCGGACCAACGTGCGCGTGCAGCTCGACCCGGCACCTGCCCAGGCCTCGTGGAACATCTCGCCGCGGGACTCGGTGTGGAACGCCACCAGCACCCGCGTCTACCTCACGACGCTCTCGCGTGCGGCCAAGGTCGCGACGGTGGTGGAGGTGGACGCAGCGACCGGCGCCGTGAAGCGGCTGGCCGCCGATTCGGCGAAGACCTTCGTCGAGATCGGCAACCCGGTGGACCCGAGCCCCACCTGGGTCACCGAGGACGGCGAGACGCTGCTCTGGTCGGAGCGCGATGGCTGGGGGCACCTCTACCGCTACGCGGCCGACGGCACGCTGAAGAACCGCCTCACCGAGGGGCCCTGGCAGGTCGGCACCATCGTCGCGGTGGACGAGAAGGCGAAGCGCGTCTGGTTCACCGGTCGCGGGCGCGAGACGGATGCCTTCCTGTACTACGCGCAGCTCTACGCGGTGAACTTCGACGGCACCGGCCTCACGCGCCTCACCGGCGAGGACGCTGACCACCGCATCGCGGTGAGCCCGAACGGCCGCTGGATCGTGGACACCTACTCGCGTGTGGAGACGCCACCGCAGACGGTGCTGCGCGATGCACTCTCGGGTCGCATCGTGAAGCGGCTGGAGGCCGCCGACGCCTCGCAGCTCGCGGCCGTGGGGTTCCGCGGCGCCCGTGTCTTCACGGCCAAGGCCCGCGACGGCGTGACGGATCTCTACGGCGTGATGTACGTGCCGTCGACCCTCGACACCACGCGCCGCTACCCGATCATCAGCCATATCTATCCCGGCCCGCAGGTGGGCTCGGTGGGCGGTTGGACCTACAAGGCCGCCGGTGAGCCGGCCGCGATTGCCGAACTGGGCTTCATCGTGGTGCAGATCGACCACCTCGGCACGCCGCTCCGCAGCAAGGCGTTCCACGACAGCTACTACGGCAACTTCGGCGACAACGGGCTCCCCGATCACATCGCGGTCCTGAAGCAGCTCGCGAGCCGGTTCGGCTACATCGACATCGACCGGGTGGGAATCTTCGGCCACTCCGGCGGCGGGTTCGCGAGCACCGATGCCATGCTCCGCTACCCGGACTTCTTCAAGGTGGCGGTGAGCGGCGCCGGCAACCACGACAACCGCAGCTACAACATCTACTGGGCCGAGAAGTACCAGGGACTGATGCGCCGCGACACGCTGCGGCGCACGGACAACTTCGCCGAGTCGGCCAATGCCGCGATGGCGGCGAACCTGAAGGGCCACCTGCTGCTGATGCACGGCGACATGGATGACAACGTGCATCCCGCGATGACCATCCAGCTGGTGGACGCGCTCATCAAGGCGAACCGGTCGTTCGACCTGATCATCGCGCCGAACCGGCCGCACTCGCTGAACGAGCCGTACTTCATCAGGCGCCGCTGGGACTACTTCGTGCAGCACCTGTTGGGTGTCACGCCGCCGTCGAACTATCTCATCGTCCGGCCGGCGGACGCGACCGGCACGGATGGGAACACGCCCGGCACCGAGGACGACGGGGCGATTCCACCGGGCTGA
- a CDS encoding TonB-dependent receptor, whose amino-acid sequence MSPRTVLARRLRRLVLSLAAVLAVPAVVRAQVGASTDIITGVVKSPAGVPVENAQIEAQSTETQVTRRQRTNAQGKYTILFPDGGGTYRLTVRYIGFQPTTITVTRNGDDDRIVRNITLGQSTAQTLARVEVRGTRRPQQQGPGGGPPSPGGNERVVDGGQAARLPVDASDPTAIASLAPGVVLTTADTAGGGGAANFSVAGQSAASNNVTLDGLSFSAGAVPQDAIRGTRVVTNTYDVARGQFSGGQVSQTTRSGTNVVQGSLSYIGRYREFTVEQGGTSGAFGGAYNQNQFGAGVGFPIIKDKLFFFGALQGRRRADLLPSLLAADDATRARLGAAPDSVSRFLSLVNGYGVAGAGGVIDDNRNADNLTVLGRMDYSLADAHTLTLRGDWRLNDQTPTRVGSLALPQTGGTTENRGGGGSVVLSSRFGTAVVNELRAGMQIDNRTGSPFVTLPLGRVQVLSDLSDGTQGFSTLQFGGSTSLLSQSDNTVFEATNETSLLLDDGKHRVKVGGLVNRTGYTQDQAFNRFGTFTFNSLADFASNTPATFSRTLASPERTGSTLNSGIYIGDTWRPRDGLQLVFGTRFEASSFSGAPARNLAVDSAFGRKTDLIPSDAAFLPRVGFSWSRRQPENANGGNPFGNGQLTVRGGVGRFRDAPNTQLFSGAQTATGLSTGEQAIFCVGAGVPIPDWTGYFATPSTVPTQCLAGGPPSQLTTARNVTTFDGDYSNPRAWRGSIGASKRIFGRMSLNVDLSGSRGEAQTGYRDLNLNTTPQFTLASEGNRPVFVPAAAIISTTGAVPVQLSRIDTRFGSVYDVNSRNRTEQWQATVSFGGFTSKGAIINSSYTYSDARSQTGFGFGGAGGGFASATTAGNPNTPEWAASAFNRRHNLISTVTYPITSSFEITAIGRLTSGAPFTPLVSADINGDGARNDRAFIYDPATAPDADLAAGITKLLDSKGNTASQCLRSQLGQLSARNSCTGPWQPGFDLQLNWRPTYFKLDRRLTFSLVTANLIGGIDQVLHGANNLRGWGSFTQPDNTLLFVRGFDATTLRYRYEVNERFGAVRGNQTGIRLPFQVGFNIRYTLGPDQTRDRLRAAFGGAPGTRLTGEAMANGVGRFFPNIPLQIIEARDSVGLTDAQVAQLKVLSDSIQVQVDTLIAQARAVIEKEGGNPDPAVLFGVRLRPFFERGTRLRFAGTNGAKAILGEETWKRVPTRITTPQGFGGPGGGGGGGGRPPN is encoded by the coding sequence ATGTCGCCACGTACCGTCCTGGCGCGCCGCCTGCGCCGACTTGTCCTTTCGCTCGCCGCCGTCCTCGCCGTTCCCGCCGTGGTGCGGGCGCAGGTCGGCGCCTCCACGGACATCATCACTGGCGTCGTGAAGTCGCCCGCCGGAGTGCCGGTCGAGAATGCGCAGATCGAGGCGCAATCCACCGAGACGCAGGTGACCCGCCGCCAGCGCACCAACGCGCAGGGCAAGTACACGATCCTCTTCCCCGACGGCGGCGGCACCTACCGCCTCACGGTGCGCTACATCGGATTCCAGCCCACGACGATCACGGTCACGCGCAATGGCGACGACGACCGCATCGTGCGGAACATCACCCTCGGCCAGAGCACGGCGCAGACGCTGGCGCGGGTGGAGGTGCGCGGCACGCGCCGCCCGCAGCAGCAGGGGCCCGGCGGCGGTCCGCCGTCGCCCGGCGGGAACGAGCGGGTGGTGGATGGCGGGCAGGCGGCACGCCTCCCGGTGGACGCCTCCGATCCCACCGCGATCGCCTCGCTGGCACCCGGCGTGGTGCTGACGACGGCCGACACCGCGGGTGGCGGCGGTGCCGCGAACTTCAGCGTGGCCGGCCAGTCGGCCGCCAGCAACAACGTGACGCTCGACGGCCTGTCGTTCTCGGCCGGTGCGGTGCCCCAGGACGCCATCCGCGGCACGCGGGTGGTGACCAACACCTATGACGTGGCGCGCGGGCAGTTCTCCGGCGGCCAGGTCTCGCAGACCACCCGCAGCGGCACCAATGTCGTGCAGGGGTCGCTGTCGTACATCGGCCGCTACCGCGAGTTCACGGTGGAGCAGGGCGGGACGTCGGGTGCCTTCGGTGGCGCCTACAACCAGAACCAGTTCGGCGCCGGCGTCGGCTTCCCGATCATCAAGGACAAGCTGTTCTTCTTCGGCGCACTGCAGGGCCGCCGCCGCGCGGACCTGCTGCCCTCGCTGCTGGCCGCCGACGATGCGACCCGCGCGCGCCTCGGTGCCGCCCCCGACTCCGTCAGCCGCTTCCTCTCGCTGGTCAACGGCTACGGTGTGGCCGGCGCCGGCGGGGTGATCGACGACAACCGCAACGCCGACAACCTCACGGTGCTCGGCCGCATGGACTACTCGCTGGCCGATGCGCACACGCTCACGCTGCGCGGCGACTGGCGGCTGAATGACCAGACGCCCACGCGCGTCGGCTCGCTGGCGCTGCCGCAGACCGGCGGCACCACCGAGAACCGCGGCGGCGGCGGCTCGGTCGTGCTCTCGTCGCGCTTCGGCACGGCCGTGGTCAACGAGCTGCGCGCCGGCATGCAGATCGACAACCGCACCGGCTCGCCCTTCGTCACCCTGCCGCTGGGCCGCGTGCAGGTCCTCTCGGACCTCAGCGACGGCACGCAGGGCTTCAGCACCCTGCAGTTCGGCGGCAGCACGTCGCTGCTCTCGCAGAGTGACAACACCGTGTTCGAGGCCACCAACGAGACCTCGCTGCTGCTGGACGATGGCAAGCACCGCGTGAAGGTCGGTGGCCTGGTCAACCGCACCGGCTACACCCAGGACCAGGCGTTCAACCGGTTCGGCACCTTTACGTTCAACTCGCTGGCCGACTTCGCCAGCAACACGCCGGCCACGTTCAGCCGCACGCTGGCGTCACCGGAGCGCACTGGCAGCACGCTGAACTCGGGCATCTACATCGGTGACACCTGGCGTCCGCGCGACGGCCTCCAGCTGGTGTTCGGCACGCGGTTCGAGGCGTCGTCGTTCAGCGGCGCGCCGGCGCGCAACCTGGCCGTGGACTCGGCCTTCGGCCGCAAGACCGACCTGATCCCGAGTGACGCGGCGTTCCTGCCGCGGGTGGGCTTCAGCTGGTCGCGCCGCCAGCCCGAGAACGCCAACGGCGGCAACCCGTTCGGCAACGGCCAGCTCACCGTGCGCGGCGGCGTGGGTCGCTTCCGCGATGCCCCCAACACGCAGCTCTTCTCGGGCGCGCAGACCGCGACCGGCCTGAGCACCGGTGAGCAGGCCATCTTCTGCGTCGGCGCCGGCGTGCCGATCCCGGACTGGACCGGCTACTTCGCCACCCCGTCCACCGTGCCCACGCAGTGCCTGGCCGGTGGCCCGCCGTCGCAGCTCACCACCGCACGCAACGTCACCACCTTCGATGGCGACTACAGCAATCCCCGCGCGTGGCGCGGCTCGATCGGCGCCTCCAAGCGCATCTTCGGCCGCATGAGCCTGAACGTGGACCTGAGCGGCTCGCGCGGCGAGGCGCAGACGGGCTACCGCGACCTGAACCTGAACACCACGCCGCAGTTCACGCTCGCCTCGGAAGGCAACCGCCCGGTGTTCGTGCCAGCGGCCGCGATCATCAGCACCACCGGCGCCGTGCCGGTGCAGCTCTCGCGCATCGACACCCGCTTCGGCTCGGTGTACGACGTGAACTCGCGCAACAGGACCGAGCAGTGGCAGGCCACCGTGTCGTTCGGTGGCTTCACCAGCAAGGGCGCGATCATCAACAGCAGCTACACCTACTCGGATGCCCGGAGCCAGACCGGCTTCGGCTTCGGTGGCGCCGGTGGCGGCTTCGCCTCGGCCACCACGGCCGGCAACCCGAACACGCCGGAGTGGGCGGCCAGCGCCTTCAACCGCCGCCACAACCTGATCAGCACCGTCACCTACCCGATCACGTCGAGCTTCGAGATCACGGCCATCGGCCGCCTCACGTCGGGGGCGCCGTTCACGCCACTGGTGAGCGCGGACATCAACGGCGACGGCGCGCGCAACGACCGCGCGTTCATCTACGATCCCGCGACCGCCCCTGATGCGGACCTCGCGGCCGGCATCACCAAGCTGCTCGACTCGAAGGGCAACACCGCCAGCCAGTGCCTGCGGTCGCAGCTCGGCCAGCTCTCGGCGCGCAACTCGTGCACCGGACCCTGGCAGCCCGGCTTCGACCTCCAGCTCAACTGGCGCCCCACCTACTTCAAGCTCGACCGGCGCCTGACCTTCTCGCTGGTGACGGCCAACCTGATCGGCGGCATCGACCAGGTGCTGCACGGCGCGAACAACCTGCGCGGCTGGGGCTCGTTCACGCAGCCCGACAACACGCTGCTCTTCGTGCGCGGCTTCGACGCCACCACGCTCCGCTACCGCTACGAGGTCAACGAGCGCTTCGGCGCGGTGCGCGGCAACCAGACCGGCATCCGCCTGCCGTTCCAGGTCGGCTTCAACATCCGCTACACCCTCGGCCCCGACCAGACGCGCGACCGCCTGCGGGCCGCCTTCGGCGGAGCCCCGGGCACGCGCCTCACCGGCGAGGCGATGGCGAACGGTGTCGGCCGGTTCTTCCCGAACATCCCGCTGCAGATCATCGAGGCGCGTGACTCGGTGGGCCTGACCGACGCGCAGGTCGCCCAGCTCAAGGTGCTCTCCGACTCGATCCAGGTGCAGGTCGACACGCTCATCGCGCAGGCCCGCGCGGTGATCGAGAAGGAAGGGGGCAACCCCGATCCCGCGGTGCTCTTCGGCGTGCGCCTGCGCCCGTTCTTCGAGCGCGGCACCCGCCTCCGCTTCGCCGGCACCAACGGCGCCAAGGCCATCCTCGGCGAGGAGACCTGGAAGCGCGTCCCCACCCGCATCACCACGCCGCAGGGCTTCGGTGGTCCCGGTGGCGGTGGTGGCGGTGGCGGTCGCCCGCCGAACTGA